The DNA segment TAGGGCTCCTAGATAGGTACGAAAATACCTATTTTAACACCAGGATTTCTTCAGACTACCTTGTCAAGGGCAAGGAATATTACCAGGGAGATTCTATTCTTTGGCGCAAATATTTAACAGCTTACTGGCAGGATCTCAGAAAGTGTATTGAAACAGGCGGAAAGATTGATTTCTCCGGAAATGACCAGTCTGATTCTGAAGACCTGAAATCAAGAATTGGAAAATATATTACTGCCATGGATAATGTTGCCCGGGTAAAGGTGAAAGAAATTACACCCATGTTTAAGGGTCTTTTTGTAAGTGGTCATATTTTGGATATTGGCGCAGGCTCAGGGGCCATATCTGCAGGCTTTTTAAAAGAATTTCCTGATATGAAAGCTACCCTTGTGGATATCCCCCAGGTTTTGAGCTACACAAGGGAACTTGTGACAATTCGGGGGTTTAATGAAAATATTTCCTATTGTGCAACCAATATTTTAGAAGAGTGGCCTTTTAAAAAAGGTCAGCATGATCTGGTTATCCTCTCAAACATTGTCCATGCTTATTCAGAAAATGAAATAACACATATTTTGAAATCTGCTGCAGAATGTCTTATGCCAGGCGGCTTCCTGCTGGTGCACGATTTCTTTTTGGAGCATTTCTCTGAAAGGGCTGCCCTTTTTGACATAAACATGTTGATTAATACATATAACGGTAAGGTTTTTGCTGGAAAATGGATTATACAACAGCTGAGAGAATATGGTCTTTATGCTGCTAATATCATTCCTCTAAAGACTGATACTGCTGTAATCATTGGATCAGGCAGCAAGGATAGCTTGGAAGGCCTATCTCTAGATAAAAAAGCTGCTTTGCTCAGGGAAATAAAGGATCTGGGATTTAAGGAAGCCTGTTCAATTTCCATGAAATCTATCCATGTTCCTGACTGGACACCTGTAAAATGTCGGTTTGGATGCAGCAGCTTTGGAAAGCTCAGCTGTCCGCCAAACACTCCATCTCCTGAAGAAACTAGAAATGTGCTTAAGAACTATAGCCTGGCACTGCTTCTAGAGGGTGAACCTCCCACTAATACCTTTCAAAGGCTTGTTTTAGAAGCTGAAAAGCAAGCTTTCAAGACAGGGTTTTATAAAGCTTTTGCCTACTGGGCAGGCCCATGCACCCTTTGTGATGTATGCAGTACCCATGGGCAATGCCGCAGACCCAAGGATAGCAGACCATCTATGGAAGGTGCGGGTATAGATGTCTTTGCAACAGTCAAGGGTGCAGGCATAGCATTACGAACCCTGGACAGTAAAAATGATTTTTGCAGGTATTTTGCCTTGCTGCTACTGGAGTGATTGATTATGCGTGTACTGTTAATACAAGCTCTGTCAATGGATGAAGCCTCAGCTGAAAGAGTTTACCCCATAGGGATTGTATCACTTGCAGCTCATGTAGAACACAAAGGTTACCAGGTAGAGCTTTTAGATATGAATGTTGAGACGGACCCCTTTGGCTCATTAAAAGAGAAGCTTCTCAGCTTAAAGCCTGAAGTGGTGGCAGTATCACTTCGCAACATTGATCCTCTAGCAAACAAGACCAGCTCACTCATTCCAAGGTTTATTGTTACTGTTCGTATGGCTGCAAGGCTTTTGCCAAAGGCGTGGATTATTGCTGGAGGAACTGGCTTTTCCCTTTTCCCAGAAAGGTTGATGCTGGAAATACCTGAAATCCACTATGGTATTATAGGGGAAGCAGAAATTTCCTTCCCCGCACTGCTTGCCTCATTGGAAAAGCCCTCATCCATAAAGGGATTATGTGTACGCAAGGGTAACAGGGTAATTGCTGCACCTCCATCTATGGAATTTGACATGAAAAATGACTATCTGCACCCCTCCAGAAAGCTGTTGGACCCAGCTCCCTACTTAAAAGCCAACAGTTATGTTCCAGCCATTGGAATTGAGACAAAAAGGGGCTGCCCCTATAACTGTTCTTATTGTGTCTACCCCAATCTCCAGGGGAAAAAGCTGCGCTGTCGTACACCTGAAGGTATTGTAGATGAAATTGAATTCTTAATTAAAGAATTTGCTATCCATAGATTCCACTTTAACGACCCTATAGTAAATGCTCCCCTTGGACATTTGGAACAGATTTGTGAAGAGCTGCTGCATAGAAACCTTCAAATCAAGTGGGGAGGCTTCTTCCGAGAAGATAATATAAATAAAGAAAATGTTAGCCTTTTTGAAAGGGCAGGCTGTGAGTGCTTTGCCTTTTCCCCTGACGGCCTTTGTCAGGAAGCATTAGATACTCTTAGAAAAAATCTTACTGAGGAAGATATTTTAAAGGCAGCCGAGCATGTTTCCAAAAGTGATGTGGTAAGTATTTATCATTTCATGGTGAATGTTCCAGGGGAAACAGATGGGACTGTTAAAAAAGGCATTAGGCTTTTGGAACGTATCTATGACATTCATGCTTTAAAGAAGAATTTAGGGACAATCATTCTGAATAATATTCGTATTCTGCCTGGTACCCCCATGGAGACCATTGCCCTGGAGCAGGGAGTTATAGACAATGATACGGACCTGCTTTATCCGACTTACTATAACCCTAAGCCCTTTGATAAATTAAGATACAAGCTGGAGACACTTCATCTTTGCAGAAATATCTTCACGTGGCAGGAGGTACGGTAAATGAAGATAATTTTATTGGAACATCCCAGGAGCATAAGTACTGAAAGATGTAATGACATAGCAAATACTCCCCTTTCCTCATGCCTGCTTACCGGTTATGCTGCAGGGGTTTTAAAAAGCCAGGGGCATGAAGTGGAAATAGTCGAAGGGTATCTTGACAAGCTTTCTTATAAAGAGATAGGGAAAATCATTGAAGCTTATAAACCTGATATGCTTGGTGTCCACATGGTTTACCATTGGAAGAACGACAGAAGGCTTTATAATTTTCTTGAGGCTGTAAAGCACCAAGGTATTTCTCCCTATGTTACTGCTTATGGCTTTTACCCAACCTTCGGCTATGAAGAAATTTTGAAAAGCTGTAAGGCAATTGACTCCATTATCCTGGGAGAACCGGAGCTAACCTTTGCTGACTTGGCAGCTGCCCTTACTCGCAAAAAATCCCATGAAAAAATCCTGGGATTGGCTTATCTATCATCACAGGGCAGTATCACCTGCTCAAAGGCAAAAGCCATTGAAAACCTTGACGACCTCCCCTTTCCAGTTCGCACAAGGGCTTCACTTAACATTGGTGAGGTAAACATTATGGGAAGTCGTGGATGCTACGGTGCCTGTACCTTCTGCTATATTAATTCATATTATGGCAGGGGACCCAAATGGCGCGGCCGAAGCCCTGAAAACATTATAGCTGAAATAGATGAGATTTTATTGAAGCACACCATGGATTATTTCTATTTTACCGATCCAAACTTTTTTGGCCCCGGTAAAGCAGGTCAAGAAAGGGCCTTGCATTTAGCTTCTCTAATTAAACAAAGAAAAATTAAATTTGGAATAGAAGCCAGGGTAAATGATATTCACGATGAAACAATTGGGGCCCTGGCAGATGCAGGCTTGTGTCACATTTTAGTTGGCCTTGAAAGCGGCAGGGATGAATCTCTAAAACGCTTGAATAAAATGACAACAACAGCTCAAAATGAAGGGGCGGTCAAAATCCTACGTAAGCATGGTATAGAACCAAGTATAGGATTTATTATGTTTGAACCGGATTCTTCGTTGGAGGATATCAGGATTAATTTTGAATTTCTTAAAAGAAATGATCTTCTTAAAAATCTTGATGTTACTGTCAATGTTCTGTATCATCACATGATTATTTTGCAGGGAACTAAAGCTTATAAAATACTTAAGAGTGAAGGGCGATTGGACATATCACCCCATTCAACATACGAGGCCAGCACCTCATATGTTAACCGGCAGGTTTCTGCTCTAGCAGCTATTATGAGAGAAATCACTAATCATATCTTTTATCGTTTAGAAGAAATCTGGCGGAAAAAAGTTCCTGAGCCGGCAGCTGCTCCCCTAGAATATGAGAAAATCAATAGACTTCTGGTAGGTTTATTTGAGAAAGTTTTATCTTCACTAGAACACGGGGAAGATTTTAATGATGTAAAACTGAAAGACCTTATTTATAAAACAAAAAGTGAAATTGATGAAATTTTTTCTTGATAATATATAAAAGCTAAAAAAAGGTTAAAGGATCAAATGATCTAACGTCTAGACTGGCTGTCCTGGTTTTACAACGATAAATTCTTCATCCCATTCTTTCTTAAATGCCTTGTACACCGTCCTTATTGTGCCAGGAACAGTTTCTGGCTCCAGGCCAAACTCTTTGGCCATTTTCAAAAAAGTATCCCTTATATCAGCAAGCTCATAGGCACCAGTGTCTATGAGCCTTAAACCCTTGTAGTTAACCAACATTGTTTTAAAAATCATCAGGCTTTTTTCATAGCCGTACTTGTCTATACAATTTAGATATTCTGTCCACATGGAAGCTCCACTATGTAAATAGCCTTTTGTTAAGTAATAGGAAGTCCCCTTTTGATCTAAAGCTGCTTTATGCTCATTGCCCCCTAAAAGCAGAGAAATACAGTCATCAACCCTGGGCAAAATTATGCTGGCCTTTTCAGATTTTAATCCAAGGACAGAGTTCCCACAGTTTCCAAACAGCAGCAAAATATTGTCAACATTGTCTATGTTATTAATAAGCTTCTGAAGCTCGTCCTTTAGTTTACTAGGATGATTGTGGAGACCTGCATCAACCCAGATTATTGGATAGTTGATCTGCAGCTCATTGACAACGAGATTAATCTCATCCCTTAATGCATTACATGCTATAACGATGTTTTTAGCCATTTTAACCTCCTTTTGCCCATAGATTGCAGGACTTTAAGTTTTATTCTTTCCACGGCCTGCAGCCCTGGTGCCAAGCTCGGGAAGAAACAATGATACAACACCCAGCAATGCTAGAAATAAGCTAGCCAGTGCAAATAACAATGTATAATTGCCTCCGGCTATTGGCGCAATTATAAATGAAGGTATGAAAAAAGCACCAATAAGTTGCAGGGTAGCCATGAGACCCCCAGCACTCCCGGCATAAACTGGCCCTATCTCTGGAAGCAGCATGGGGAAGGCCATTAGCAATGGTACGCTTATGCCCATTAAAGTTCCTGCAGCAAAGAGCAGTAACCAGACACTTGTTCCCGGGGCAATCCAGGAAATATACATAACAGCTGCACCTAAAAATGCTGCAGGTGCAAGGAAAGGTTTTATTCTGCCTACACGTGCAGACATGACAGGACCAATCATATTTCCTAAAATAACACCAAGGGTAACTATAGACGTCATGACACCAGCCTGGGATGGATTGATACCACGAACCTGACTTAGGGCATTGGGCAGAAAACCTACAAATGCCATATTTGCACCCATAAAACACATCAATGCCAGCCCTGCCAGCCAAATATTTCTGCTGCTGGCAGCTGCACCAATATACTTTAAGACAGGCAAGGGTGGGAGCTCAGGCGCTCCTACAGGTTTATCCTTGATAAATACCAACCACAAAATCCAGATGGCAAACATGGCAATGCCAGCTGTAATATAAGCACTTTTCGCAGTGGGGAATAAGGCAGACGTTGCCAAAGCTACAGTCATGCCAACCCCTGCGGCAGTAAAATATATTCCCAGGGCAGTACTGATCTGCTCACGTGGAAACCAGGCACCCAGGAGCTTGGAAACATTGGCATTTAAAAGAGCAGGGGTTAATCCAGATAAAAACATCAGACTAAAATATCCTAAAAAACTGTTGGGAATATATCTAAAATATACACCAATTATTGAAAAAACAAAACTAACTGCAACTACTTTTTTAACTCCAAATCTGTCTGCCAGGGCTCCTGCACCAATACTAAACAACACTGCAGGCAGCATGGGTGCAGCCAGGACCATGGCATAATTTCCTGATGTAAGGTTTAATTCTGGAATAATTTTAAATGCCAGGGCAGCTACTTGAAATTGAGCTGTCACAGCTATGAATATTGTAGACCACATTATTGCCACTACCACCCATCTGTATGGGGAAATTGGTACATTTTGATTACTATGCATTATATCACCCTTCGCCTATGTTTTTGGGCTATAATAAATGGCATCAGCTAGATGCCATTTATTATAGGTATATTCATGGTTTTCGGTTTTCGCTTGCCTGGATTATTTGTATTCCCCATATTTTCTGCCCGCATTTATCATGGCATGGAGGTTTTCTGCTTCAGCATCATCTAGAACTGTACCATTGCTCAAGATAAAACCGCCATCTTGAGCTACTTTTTCCGCCAGGAACTTCACATACTCATCTACCTGCTGCGGTGTGCCAGCCTTTAGAACAGCTCCAGAGACATTTCCTGCTATACAGCTCTTGCCTCCAAGGGCCTTCTTTGCATTGACCATGTCGGTGTTATCAAAAAGCCAGACGGTTTTTCCTTCTGGAATATCAGAATCGGTTATGGCTTCAAGCCGTTGATTATAGCCCCCCTCAGCAAAAAGCAGTGGAACTAGACCTTCCTCTATTAACCCTAGAATAACAGCCTTTAGGGTTGGCCAGTAAAACCTGGCAAAATCATCCTTTGACAGGAAACCATCGGCTCCTTTATGCAGGGGCATGAAAATAATTGGTACCCCTGTGATATTGGCTGATCTTACTGCCATGTCAATATTTATTGATACAAGTCTTTCCATGGCCTCTAGTAGTTTCTTGGGACGGCGGAATATGTCAAGCATTATTGGCCGAGTGCCCCTCATGGTATCTCCCAGGGTATCAAAGGGAGCTTTAGCAACTCCACCAAAAAACCCCGGCAAACCGTGGACAGCTTTATTTTCTCCATCTATAGCACCCATGGCACCAGCCCACTCCATGGCTGCCTGTCCAGCTTCTATTAATTTTTTAAAGGATTCCTGGACAGGGGGAATACCTATGGGTATCATGGCAGGACCTACAAAGGGAAGTTCAATAATATCGGTCCATGGTGCTATCATCTGCCATGGTTCCAGTGCGCCAAAGGTTCGTGGAAGATAATAACGCATCCAGTATCCAGATGGGTCATTAATTAATAAGTCATATTCGTTATCCAGCATGTATTCATCTTCCAGGCACTGGTAAGAAAGTTCGTCTGGTATTCCCTTGCCCGGCCACTGGTATAGTTTATAATCTAGTATCTCAAATACCCTGGCTGGCCCCACCAGAGCGCAGCTCACAAGGGTATCTGCCTTGAAATCATTGTTAAACTTCTTAAATGTCATTCCCAGTTTTTCATAATCATACATGAGATCTTTAGCAGTAACGCCAGCGTAAGCAGCAGGATAAAACCCTATAGTTAAATGAATTGGTATTCTAGCTGGTTTTTTCAATTCAACGGCATCCTTGATCATCTGAACCCGTTCCTTGTATGCCTTTTCTGCTTCAGGGCTGGCAAATTGCATATCTGGATTGGCATATCTTTTAAACCTTTCCTCGTATCTCTCCTGCGGCGAAAGCTTATCCCAGTTTTCAGCTAATTTCATCTTTAATTACCCCCCATCCACTTTTTCGCCAGGGAAACAGCTTCTACTGCGTCCTGTCCCCAACCATCAGCACCAGTATACTCTTTAATCTGGTCATTAATGGGAGCACCACCTATCATGATTTTGACTTGATCCCTTAATCCTGCATCTTCAATGGCTTTTACTGTATCCTTCATTTTATCAAAGGCTAGAGTAAGCAAGGCACTCATGCCTACTATTTGCGGCCTGTACTCTTTTATAGCTTCCACAAATTTTGATGACGGCACATCTACTCCAAGGTCGTACACCTTAAATCCGTTGGTATCCAACATGAAGGCAACTATATTTTTACCAATGTCATGGATATCACCCTTTACTGTACCCAATACTACTTTGCCAATATACTTGTTTTCATCCTCTTCTAAACTTTCAGTCATCTTGGCTTTTGCCAGACTTGAAATCCTATTTAGCATTTCCCCGGTCAATATTAATTCTGGCATAAAGTATTCGCCTTTTTCATATTTCTCTCCAATTATTTCAACTGCTGCACGACATTTCTTCAAGATTTCCAGGGGTTCAATGCCCTGATCCAACAACTCTTCAACAAGGCTAATGGCTTCCTCTTCACGCATCCCGGCTATGGCATCTACTAATTTTTCTAACATAATAACCCTCCGATCTTTAAATAAAAAAATCAAGGTAAATATAAAATTTCTTCACTATATTGCGTTTAAAATCTGAAGTTCTGCAGTCGCTATTCATGCTACAGAAACTATATAATCGCGCTTCGTTATAATTTGTTAATATTTACCATATAACCTGGTTGTCTCTGCCCAAGCCTCCATATTCTCTCTTTTTGCATTGTCCAGAACAATGGAGCAGTCCATAATAAAACCGCCATCTCCTGCACAATTGTCAATTAGACGCTTAGTTTCTTCAACAACCCTTTCTTTTTTACCGTGCACCAGTAAGGCTGTTGGCAGGTTCCCGCAAATGCATGCCACTTGACCTACAGTTTTTTTAGCTTGGACAATATCTACTTCTTCAAACATATATATTACTTTACCTTTTGGCACATCACTAATAACTTCCAATCGGGTATTGTATTTGCCTTCGCAAAATACATATGGCGTTATACCTATTTCTATAAGTGCCATCATTAGTTTCTTAAGTCCCGACCAGTAAAATTTTTCATAGTTTGCCGGACTCATAAACTCATCCATACCGGCATGCAGTGGTATAAAGACGTAGTCTACTCCCAGTGCTTTTGCTGAAGTAGTTGCCCTTTCTATGCAAACCTCTGTCATGTAGTCTAATGCTGCTAACAGTTTTTCTGGTCTTTGATATATATCTGTTACTGTATTAACAAATCCTCTAATATTATCTGAGAACATATCGAAAGGACATGTTTGAGCTGTAGCGGCTCCTAATGGAAACCCTTTTGATACAATGAGTTGAGTAATGGACCCCATATATCCTAGCCACTTAGCGGAAGCTTCTCCGCCTCTTTTTAATGCGTCTAATGCTGCTTTTACGTCTGGTTGTGCAAAGGTTGCCATTTCTGCATATAGCGAATATTCAACAGGATTTCTAAAGCATATCTTTGATAATGGTTCCAAGTCTTTGAATTTTCTTGGATAGACTTTGGTAATAAAGAAATGTGTAGGATCCAGTAAAAACTCATCATATTCATCGTCTTCTAAAAAACATTTGTCAAGAAGCTGAAATGAATCGTTAAGTGGCAGGTTATGGGTTGCGCCTGGCCATTTTACATACTGGCAGTCCATGGCTTCCATTGGTTCAATGGGATACATTACTGGAGCCCAAGCTAAGTCAGGTTCAAAATCATCTAAAAACCCCTCAACCCCAGGAATTATATTTCTAATGTCTATCATTGCGTCATACATTGATATGCCATACCCACGAGCATAGTAATTTCCAATCTTCGGAGCAAAAGGAACTCTGTCAGGTTTCTTTAGTGCAACCACATCTTTAATTCTCTGTGAACGCTCCTTAAATAATTCTTGAGTATCTTTCATCCAACGACCCCCTAAAAATAATTATTCAGCAATCACTGAATAAATTTAAAATTCTTATTTTTAATTATATAGTTATATATAGAAGTTGTCAATTGGCAAAGTGTTTTGGTTCTAAAAAATAACATTACCGATATAGAATTATTTTTCTACTTTATTTTTATTCATTAAATTCAAGCAAATACGTATACCTTTAACAGCATCATTACACCAAAATTTTGTTCCGACCACACGAGCAACCTGTTCATTAATCTGACTCCCGCCAATGACAACTGGGATATCTAGGGATAAAGATTTTGTTTCATTTTTTACAAGCTCTATTATCTGTTTCATTTTTGAATAAGAATGTGTCAACAATCCTGACAAGCCAACAATATCAGGTTGCAACTCTTTAACCCTTTCAACAAACTTCCCTGGTGGTACATCTACTCCCAGGTCTTGTACCTTAAAACCATGACATGTAAGGAGAATGCTTAAGATATTTTTACCCAGGTCATGGATATCCCCTTCAACAGTGCCAAGAAGTACAGAACCTTTTATTTCTGCTACTGATTGGTCTTTAAGAACAGGCTGTAAAATTTCCGTAACCTGACGAAATATTTCTCCGGCCATAATTAAACCCGCTATGTAATATTTACCCTGCTCATAACGTTCTCCAACCAACTTCATTCCTCGCTGGCAATCATCAATAATGTGCAAAGGGTCATCTCCAGATGCTATTCTTTTAAGGACCACCTCCCGTACAGCATCCTCTTGCAAATCACCAATACTGTTTATTAATTGCTCTCTTACTGATATATATTTCATGTCCCACTACCTCCAAATATATTAAAATGTTTCTCGAATTCCAACAGTTGTAGTAAATCTCAATTTATCTCCCCTGCAAATAAACCATCCCCAGCTCACAGGATTTTCAGCAAAATCGTAAAATATATGCTCGATCCTAAATGCAGGAACGCCCTCTTGAATTTTAAGCACCTTGGTTTCTTCCCTGGTAATAACGGTTGCTTCAATACTTAAATCTCCCTTTTTGAATTCTGAAGAACCCGTTCCATTAAATAACCCTCTTAATGATGTTACTTCCAGTTCAGATTCTACAATGGGCCTTGTTGGATCATATATTAGATATTCTTTATGATAGAAAAATGGCTCTTCATCTTGAAGAAGCAAACGCCTGATATAGATTATAGATTCACCAGACTTTACACCAAGTTTCTTTTCAGTTCGTTTATTAGAAGGCACAATACGCACTTCAAGAATTTTTACAGTTGTCTTTTTGTCCATAAAAAACTCCTGCAATTCTTTTAAATGAAAGGCAGCAGAGCCAAGCTTGATGGACGTTACAAACGTCCCCTTGCCCTGGGAGGCTGTTGCAATTTTTTGATCTATAAGAATGTTAATGGCTCTCCTGACTGTCATGGGACTGATATGGTATCTGCTGCACAGCTGGGATTCAGAAGGCAGTTGATCACCAGGGCGGAACATTCCCATGGCAATCTGCTGCTTGATTAAATTTACCAGCTGCATATAGGCAGGTTCATACGAGTTACGGTCAATTTCCATTAAAACTTCAGTAGTGGGCAGCCGTCTCTTTTTCTCCATTTTCATATACTTGCTCCTCACTATTTATATAGTATTTACTTGATAGAAAGGTTAGTTTTAAATCTATAATACCAAATTTTGACTGTCTAGTGAATGTTTAATATCTGGTTAGCAAAAGAACCCCGCATATATATACTTACATGCAGGGTTCTTTTTATTCTATCATAAGGTAAAATTTAAAACATGTACTTGAACTTGTTAAACATCTCCCATATAAGGGTTAGAATTGATGGATCCAGGTCTGAAGCAGCTCTTCCCTTTTCATCAAATGTTACAATAGACACCCTGCCATCTAACCTGACCCTAAAGGTTGTTTCTTTTCCTTCCTCTACCAGATAAAAGCCGTCATTTTCACTGTCATTGAAATCCCCTTCATTCCAATAAAGGGTAAACTTTTCCTTATAGGGAGCTCCCTCATACTCATAGGGGCAGAAAATTGCACAGTTGCCGCATTCATTGCACATGCCGTCAATATGAACAACTTGATTGAGTGATTTCAGCCTTCCATCATCTAGTTTAACTGCAACATTGGCTCTATTTGGGCAAACCTCGGCACATACATTACAGATGTAGCTGCACTCCAAGCACCTGTCTGCTTCACCTTGTCTTTCCTCAGGTCTGCC comes from the Desulfitibacter alkalitolerans DSM 16504 genome and includes:
- a CDS encoding GntR family transcriptional regulator, with the translated sequence MKMEKKRRLPTTEVLMEIDRNSYEPAYMQLVNLIKQQIAMGMFRPGDQLPSESQLCSRYHISPMTVRRAINILIDQKIATASQGKGTFVTSIKLGSAAFHLKELQEFFMDKKTTVKILEVRIVPSNKRTEKKLGVKSGESIIYIRRLLLQDEEPFFYHKEYLIYDPTRPIVESELEVTSLRGLFNGTGSSEFKKGDLSIEATVITREETKVLKIQEGVPAFRIEHIFYDFAENPVSWGWFICRGDKLRFTTTVGIRETF